CATGTAGAAACCACAGTTTATTTCATTTTATTCTTTCAAATTGTAACGAATAAAAATAAATAAATAACCGTACTATTTTTATTGTAAAATATAGGTGGTAGATTATGTTTCCAATGCGTCCATTTGTTTAACAGAGTGGCTTTATTTGACAGGTGGTTTGTGGATAAACAACTGTTTTATTTAGGCATAGATATAGGTTCCATCAGTGTTAAGTGCACTCTTATCGACTGCAATCGCCAAATACTGGAGAGCGTCTATGAGAGGTCGCAATGCCGGCCAATTGAAGTCCTGCGAGGTATGTTGGAAGGATACGGGAAGATGTATCCTGATATGGAGATATCCGGTATCTATGGAACTGGATCCGGCAAAAATATTGTTAAACAATACCTTCACGCAGGAGTGGAAAATGAAATAATATGCCATGCAGCGGGGACAAAGGCCCTGCATCCGGATGTAAATGCGATTATTGAAATCGGGGGACAGGACAGCAAACTAATACTTCTGGATCAAGAGAACAAATCCCTTGCTCAAACCGCTGTCAGGGATTTTACTATGAACGAGTTATGCGCCGCCGGAACAGGGGCATTTCTTGACGAGCAGGCGTGCAGGCTCGGCATTGACATACAGGACTTCGCCCGTATCGCCCTTATGTCAGACTCTCCGTCACGTATAGCAGGGCGTTGCGCTGTCTTTGCAAAGACCGATATGATCCATTTGCAGCAAAAAGGTGCCCCTTTATCCGATATCCTCCTAGGCCTGGCCTATTCCATGGCCCGTAATTACATCAGTAACCTGCTCCGCAGCAGGCAATTGTCTCCGCCTGTCTCCTTTCAGGGCGGTGTGGCCTCAAACGAGGCCATGAAAAAGGCCTTTTGCGACCTCCTGCATCTGGATGAAAAGGAAATAATCGTCCCGGAATACTATAAAACAATGGGCTCCTTCGGCGCTGCTTTGTTTGCGCTGGAAGACTCAAGGCCATATCCCTCTCATACATTTCAACATCTCATCGGGATGTTGTCCGTCCCCCGCCATATTGATTCGCCGGACTCCATCAACAGGCCACCTCTTCCTTTGAGACAAAAAATTACGGGAAATAATACCAGTCAAAATGATGCAAAGGTATCGTTTTATAAGACAGATTCCAACGTTCCTTTTTCCCATTGGGTGAAATCTACAAGCCGTGGTCTTTTTCTTGGGATGGATATCGGCTCGGTAAGTGAAAAGTTGGTTGCCATTGATGGAAACGGCTCTGTACTATATCATGACTACCGCTACTCATCAGGTGATATCCTGGGAACATTAAAGCATCTGCTCAGGGATTTTAAAGATAGTGAATACGGAAAGTCCGGGATACTGGGGGCAGGGGTTACAGGAAGCGGACGTTACCTGGCTGCAAAGGTGACAGGAGCCGATATTGTAAAGAACGAGATATCAGCTCAGGTCTGTGGAACCAGGCGACTTGTTCCTAAGTGCGATACAATTATCGAAATTGGAGGCCAGGACTCAAAGTTTATCACAATGAACAAGGACGGTCACACAGACTTCCTGATGAACAGGGTATGCGCCGCAGGCACAGGGTCTTTTCTACAGGAACAGGCGGACCGTCTGCATATCAACATAGAACGTGACTTCTCTGCGTTGGCTCTTGCATCGGTAAGACCTGTCAGCCTGGGTAACAAGTGTACTGTTTTTATGGGAAGCGATCTGGTCTATTACATACAAAAGGGATATTCGATTAATGACCTGCTTGCAGGTCTTAGCTATGCGGTTGCAGGTAACTTCACTGACCGGGTTGCTATGCACCGTGCATTTGGAGAGATGATCTGCTTTCAGGGTGGTGTGGCCTCAAACGAGGCGGTCAGAATAGCCTTTGAGCACTTACTCAAAAAAAGAGTCTGTGTGCCACCCTATCATAAGGTCACAGGCGCCATGGGTGTTGCCCTTATGACCCTTAGTGCCATGGAACGTCATGAATATGTATCAACACGATTTCAACTTGACTCAGTTGAAGATATCCGCCTCAAAAAGAGCTTTCAATGTAACGGATGCACTAACCGCTGCAATATACAACAGATGCAAATCAATCAATCCCTTATCCATTGCGGGGGTATCTGCGGCAGATATGACTCAATCGTGTATGATATTGGAATGTCCTCAGTGGGTGGCTCTCCGTCAAGCCCTCAGAGGTGCAGACCCGGAACTGCCACGCTTGAATTGATAGAAAGTCTAAACAAACTTTTCAATAATCTTTCAATTTCATGCCCTGAAAAACCTGAGGGTTCTATCGGCTTTCCCCGTGGACTGCTGTTTTATGAATACTTCCCACTTTGGAACAGCTTCTTCACAAGGGCAGGGTTTCAGGTCATAATATCCGGACCTTCGACCCGCTCCCTTATAGAACGAGGGATGCCATATGTCACTGTAGAGACATGTCTGCCCATGAAAGTTTATCACGGACATGTGCTGGAACTTAAGGATAGAGGCTGCAACACCATATTCGTGCCCGGGCATGTAAATATCCCGTCATGGGAAACACTTGATACATCCATTATCCACTGTCCCTATCTGCAAAGCGTACCTGAGTTTATCAGAACAGCCTTCAGCACCGGAGTTGTAACCCAGACACTGTCCAACAACACTGACATAGATGGATACGAGAGGAATCTGACATCTCTGGCAAGTGAGCTGCTACCTAAGAAATCCTTTCTCGATATGGCAATCAAACCTTACATCAAGGGTGTCAGACTGACCGACTACTTTCAGAAAGCGGTAGAGGATTTTAAAAAATATAAAGAAGCGCGTTACACCCTGGGGAGAGGGTTCCTTAACGCTTATGGCGGCAACGATACTATCTATGTTATTTTCGGCAAACCCTACAGCCTGTATGATCCGGAATTAAATATGAACCTCTTCCGTAAGATGGCAAACATCGGGATGGAGGCAATCCCTGCCGACCTTATAGAGCCGACACCGGAGCCCTCCTCCGAAATTACCCCTAATGTGCCATGGCACTACAACCGGTTGATGCTCAATATTGCAAAGCTGA
The nucleotide sequence above comes from Nitrospirae bacterium YQR-1. Encoded proteins:
- a CDS encoding acyl-CoA dehydratase activase — protein: MDKQLFYLGIDIGSISVKCTLIDCNRQILESVYERSQCRPIEVLRGMLEGYGKMYPDMEISGIYGTGSGKNIVKQYLHAGVENEIICHAAGTKALHPDVNAIIEIGGQDSKLILLDQENKSLAQTAVRDFTMNELCAAGTGAFLDEQACRLGIDIQDFARIALMSDSPSRIAGRCAVFAKTDMIHLQQKGAPLSDILLGLAYSMARNYISNLLRSRQLSPPVSFQGGVASNEAMKKAFCDLLHLDEKEIIVPEYYKTMGSFGAALFALEDSRPYPSHTFQHLIGMLSVPRHIDSPDSINRPPLPLRQKITGNNTSQNDAKVSFYKTDSNVPFSHWVKSTSRGLFLGMDIGSVSEKLVAIDGNGSVLYHDYRYSSGDILGTLKHLLRDFKDSEYGKSGILGAGVTGSGRYLAAKVTGADIVKNEISAQVCGTRRLVPKCDTIIEIGGQDSKFITMNKDGHTDFLMNRVCAAGTGSFLQEQADRLHINIERDFSALALASVRPVSLGNKCTVFMGSDLVYYIQKGYSINDLLAGLSYAVAGNFTDRVAMHRAFGEMICFQGGVASNEAVRIAFEHLLKKRVCVPPYHKVTGAMGVALMTLSAMERHEYVSTRFQLDSVEDIRLKKSFQCNGCTNRCNIQQMQINQSLIHCGGICGRYDSIVYDIGMSSVGGSPSSPQRCRPGTATLELIESLNKLFNNLSISCPEKPEGSIGFPRGLLFYEYFPLWNSFFTRAGFQVIISGPSTRSLIERGMPYVTVETCLPMKVYHGHVLELKDRGCNTIFVPGHVNIPSWETLDTSIIHCPYLQSVPEFIRTAFSTGVVTQTLSNNTDIDGYERNLTSLASELLPKKSFLDMAIKPYIKGVRLTDYFQKAVEDFKKYKEARYTLGRGFLNAYGGNDTIYVIFGKPYSLYDPELNMNLFRKMANIGMEAIPADLIEPTPEPSSEITPNVPWHYNRLMLNIAKLIRNDPRLFPIILTNYGCGPDASSFRYISNVFTNKPLLVLEIDEQTADAGVVTRIEAFHNEVMEYRRSCQHLKDNSGFLKDGPNIISDPPRPKKVYIPHFSEHAHILASALRYNGTDAVVLPPPDGTILEFGRRHSIAGECMPFITLLGDYFHLLESGSFGEKGTAFFMFMAGDCKLGLYGQNTIYEGLKYLPYTLPVIGTFEQLFGENISMLQRMKILDTIYIGMAAIDRILQKLHESRPYEIEKGTADFAFKIARNHICNGIERGETIRGIEYALSVFNGVTVDRAIPKKAVALTGDYYTRINPFANNDLYRRIEELDGIIFVPPTLVDIVPIFMAKNIERYSKRLEYMKLIRYLLVNLELQYQAQKVRSIFEDDILNNFDMTPAEVFEKTSKYLSTTLSSGVISPLGSVIDMIEHGARGIINVITLNCSFGNVLTSVLQRMRKDYGNIPLLTLIYEQQQGGNQMTRLEAFMHQIPAKIYRKAYK